Part of the Bos indicus isolate NIAB-ARS_2022 breed Sahiwal x Tharparkar chromosome 29, NIAB-ARS_B.indTharparkar_mat_pri_1.0, whole genome shotgun sequence genome is shown below.
TGGTTTGGATTACAACCGTGTGTGCATGTTTCACCTCCCTCATGCTCTGTGACCGTCTCAAGGCAGGGAGGCTCATCTTATTCATATCTGCATCTGTAGGATGTCTGTTATAGAGACACGATAAGCACGTTTTTGTACTATGGTCTGCCCTGACCCTCTGCCTTCAAGTCACCTCACCTCACATCcccaatctttaaaaaattaatgcaattaaaattttccctttttaaaatttgaagtatagttgacttacaatattatactagtttcaaatgtacaacatAGTGGTTTGGTATTTTTATAGATACTTACCATATtaagttatttataatattattgactatattccctgtgctatagattACATCCTTGTGACATTTATTTtgttgactttctttctttcttttttttaactggccATGCCTCagtttgtgagatcttagttcctcacccagggatcaaatctgtgccccctgcattggaaatgtggagtcttaaccactggacagccagggaagtcccaaggtttttattaactttatatatatatgtgtgtgtgtacatatgtatatatatacatgtataactggtTGTTTATATCTCTTgcaagtgtgtgtgctcagtcgcttcagttgtgtccagctttttgtgaccctatggactgtagcctgccagccttctctatctatgggattctccaggaagaatactggagtgggttgctgtgccctcctccagggggtcttcccgacccagggactgagcctgcatctcttgagtatcctgcactggcagggggattctttaccactgcgccgcctgggaagcccagttgacACTTCTTAATCCCCTTCTATCTGCCTATCCCCGCACCCCACTCTcttctggcaaccactagtttgctctctttatctgtgagtctatttctgtttcgttgtattagttttgttttgtagatTTCATGAAGTAAAATGTACGGTatctgtctttctttgtctgacttatttcactagcaTAATACCTTTCTGTTCCATCCAtcttgtcacaaatggcaaggtttcattcttttttttatggatgagtaataatCTAATATCtggctaaggaaatggcaacccactccagtattcttgcctggagaatcccatggacagaggagcctggtgggctacagtctatagggtcgcaaagagctggacacaactgaagtgacttagcaaatatTCTAATATCTATCAATATCTATTTACATATCACacctgctttatccattcatctatcgatgggcacttaggttgcttccatatcttggcaattatagATAGTGCTGTGTTGAACACTGGGCTGcatatatcttttagaattagtgTTTTAGTTTTCGTTGGTCCAAGAGTGAAATTGCaggattgtatggtagttctatttttaattttttggaggaaactccatactgttttctatccTTAGAACACTGCTCCTCCCACTCCACCCAGAAGGTGCCACAGTACAGCGGGTCACAGTCCTTGTCCCACTAAGTCCCTGTGATTGGTCCAGGGGTGGCCATGAGACTCAAGGCAGGAAATGTCAGAATCCTACTTGGGAAGAGTCCTCTCGCTACTCTGGTGGCAAAGGGCCAAGGACAGAAATCTGGTGCTGCCTGCAGCCAACACTCCCACTGGAGAAAATGAAGCcaacacagagagagaaatgacgatgaaatgaggaagagaaagacacacacatacacgcatgcgtgcacacacagacacaccacacacgcacgcacagacgcacgcacacacacatgcaaagggGCTCAAATCTTTCAATCCAGGCAAAAAATGAGGTCAGGCCCTGTTTATTTATTagtaaaataagccagttacTTATTTTATCCTTTTGGCTTAATTTAGCTCTGTCAGTTGCAAACCAAAAAACTTAACTAGTATAAGGCATCTCCATATATTTGCTAAATGGTAGAATTAATTTGCATACCTGCCTCATTCCCAATATAAGTGAGGTAACTTCTGGtaagaacaaagaagataaaatctcaaaacaaaaatggagaCTCAGGAATGTGAGAAGATAGTTGAAAAGAGAATGTGAAGCTCTGGAGCAAGAACATAAAGATATAAGTATGCCGGTCTATTGTTAAGTGAAGCCCATAagacacttgggcttcccaggcggtgctagtggtaaagaactcacgtACCAGTGCAGAAGACGAAAGAGACGCTAAtccgatccccgggtcaggaagatcccctgaaggagggaatcaccacccactccaaaattcttgcctggagaatccccatggacagaggagcctggggggctacagtccatagggtcacgaggagttggactcgactgaagtgacttagcatgcgcgTATAAAGCATTCTATTATCTGCAGATCAAATTTGGCTTTGAGCTTCcagggagccaaagcaaaaagggaGATGTAATAACTCAGCTTCCCTCCTCCAGAGATAACAAAGGGTACAAGTTTCTCAGaggaaagaatatttttctgAGGCCAATTTCAGCCACATTTAAATAGCCAATGTCTGTAATGCACCTTGTATGTCTGGTTTTTGGAGTTGGGCCTAGGGAACAAGTGAGGTTGCCAAATTTAGTTCACTCAGTCAGCCTTGCCTTGACCTCTCAGTGCCTCTTGTCAGAGCTGATCACCCACTCATTTCTGAAACACTTACTTCACTTGGCTGGGAGCCCTCCCTCTCTGGGCTGACTTCCTCCCTACCAGCCTCTCTTGTCCTATGTCCATGGCTGTGTTTCCCTATCTTCCCCTGATCTCTGAATGGTGGCGGGCCCAGGCTCAATATCCAGacctctcctcttctttcctctctctgcctctgtggcCCAAGTCCTCCTGTCCCTCTCCTGGACAACAGTCCCTCTTTCCACCCTGGGCCTCCAGGCTAGTCTCTACACAGCAGCCAAAGGGGGATTTTAAAAACCTCACTCAGGgtgactttcctggtagtccaacacagggggcccgggttcgatccccggccAGGGAATTAGATCGTGCAACTAAAAGTCTGTATACCTCAACtaaagagcccacgtgctgcgGCCAAAGCCAAAGATCTCATGTACCGAGACTAAGACCtgggacagccaaataaattaaattcaataaatacataaaaatgtgaaaaaaacacacaaaaccctGAGTCAGCTCCTCTCACCTCCTCTGccacctgtgtgctcagtcatgtctgactcctggcgaccccatgaactgcagcccgccaggctcctctgtccatggaatattccaggcaagaatactggagtgggttgtcatttcctttctagtccagggggtcttcctgacccggggatcgaacctgtgtctcttgcatctcctgcactgggaggtggattctttaccactagtggtaccagagaagcccacaaccTCTTCTCCCTGACCAAATGAGATGCATGGGGTataataaaagataatatttatCTCCCAATGTCCCTGTGAAATCCATAAGGAAACCTGTCTCTGCCCCCAGATGAAGTCTTGACTTCCTGTGCCGTGTTTCCTCAGAGTGCTGGCCATTCTGATCATGGCTCTGAAGTCTTTCTGAAAGCCTCCTGTACACTTGACCCACGGGCTTGCCAGGATCTCAGGGAGCCCATCTCAAATTCCCCAGATTTAGGACTTGaaagcagcccccagccccagccccaatCTCATCACAGAATTCCCTTtttagaatccaccttccaacccTTCATAATCTTGAAGCAGACTGGGAGTTTTGTGTTGGCAAAATGGGTTCTTCTATAACAATATCCTTTCACCCTTTCCATCATGTTTAGGGCAAATCCCAAGACCTTCCCACAGCCACTGGGCCCTACATGATCCGACCTCTGAGCCCccacagaaatttaaaatgtcaaaatatcaAAGAATATTACAAATGATTGTATgtcagtaaaaattaaaacttaacgTAAAggccttttaagaaaaaatagatCAGTAACcagtaaagaaaattataatctAAGACTCCAGTGCAGAAGAGTCCCAGTGGAAGGGGAACAGATGGTCCTTATCTTATACTAGTTGTTCCAgaaaacagagaatgagaagaGGCTGCCCACTTTCTTATATGACTCCCAAACCAGATAAGGACagtatcagaaaaggaaaagtgtAGAGCATTTCAATCTGAACCTGGAAGCTAAATTATGATCTACTAGAAtaaaatatcagagaaggcaatggcaccccactccagtactcttgcctggaaaatccatggacagaggagcctggtaggctgcagtccatggggtcgctaagagtcaggtacgactgaacgacttcactttcacttttcactttcatgcattggagaaggaaatggcaacccactccagtgttcttgcctggagaatcccaggggcagggaagtctggtgggctgccgtctacggggtcgcacagagtcggacacgactgaagcgacttagcagcagcagcagaataaaatATAGGAGAAGGCCCCACCTCGGAGTAGGGTAAGGACTTAAGACATTCAAAAGGCAAACCCTCATGCAAAACCTTTATGGATCTGACTACATCAAAATTCAGGATTTCTCCGAATCAGGGACGCAGAGAACAGACTGcttgttgccaagggggaggagggtgggagagggttGGATTGGAAGTTTAGGATTAACGGATGCAAACTGGTATGTATAGAATGTATAAGCAACAAGctcctactatgtagcacaggaaactatattcaatgtcctgtggtaaaccataatggaaaagaatatgaaagaggacAGATATACACATGTAAAACTGAGTCGCTtagctgtacagcagtaattaacacactGTAATTCAACTGAAAATTTAAGTTGAATTACAATGTaacttttaaattgaattttcaatttaaaaaatgaaaaaaattaaggattTCTGTTCCACAAAGGCCCTCAGATAATATTGACAGACAGCTGGTTGCAATCTAGTGAATACAGAGCTCCTGcacaagttaaaaaagaaaagcccagaaGCATAATACGCGGCCATGAACAGAAACAAACAGCTCACAAGATGAGCCCAGAGGCAAAAAAGTAATGAAGAGCGGGTCAAAGAAGTAATCAGCACAACTCAGTTAAAATTACAATGAGGGCACTTTCCTGtctgcccagtggttaaggctctgtgctcccatGCAGGGGGTACAGACAGGTTCGATCTTTGAAGAAAGTGAACatgttagtcacttggtcgtgtctgactctgcggccccatggactgtagccctccaggctcctctgtccatgggatttcccaggcaagaatactcgagtgagtagccattcccttctcccggggatctttccaactcagggattgaacccaggcctcctgcattgcaagcggattctttaccatctgaaccaccagggaagtcaattctTGGTAGAGGAATtatgatcccacatgcggcatggccaaaagatttttttatttttaattataatgagatagataccttttttttttttttttaaaccaggagGCAGATAGAGGGAGAGGGACGCGGCAGGTACTATCTGCTTCTTCACAGGGTGTGAAGACCCTTTGGGATGGAGAGTCCGGAGATTCCTTtgagagatggagaaatacagGCTGAGCAAGGGTAGGGGGATTATACCGAGATCATAGGGAGCCCTGCAGAGGCAGGACTTGGCCTGATTTCTGGACTCCCGGGCCTGGACTCTTCCTCAGCGTCCTGCCGAACTCTCCCCTCTGGAAGGAAGCTGGCCTTACCTAGAGCCTTCCTGGTCTGCTTTTGCCAGAGCCCTTGAGACAGGCTGAGGACTGGTTGCCATAGAGATGGTGGGCTGGGCAGTTCTAAGGTTggcagatgggggtgggggatggggcaaGAAACCAATATGCTAAACGCCCACCAACAGTTGGTCAGGACTTCTTCCGGGAGACCTGGGCATGACAAACGGCAGCAGGCTCCGGGGACCGCCACAGGTCTGCTCAAGCTTCTCTCAAGCACCCCTTACGCTGAGCAGGTGAGAGGGGGGCCCCGCGGGGGGACTGCCAACCGCCCAGAGGCAGGCTGGCTCTCTGGGGTGGGAGGTCAAGGTTGAGGGAGGCCACAAGATTggagccaaggcccaggagagagTCAGGGAGGTCTGAGACGGGCAGGGACGTGGGGTGAAGGGGAGGATGATGCCTAGTTATGACTCTCAGGTTTCTGATGGGGCAGTTTTGGCAAATTGGGAGGATTTGGGTTTCAGGAAAAATGATGAGCTTTTCCCTCCTTGGCTTTGCAAGGCCAGAGCCCTCTGGGGCACTGAGAAGAGCTGTCCAGGGCCCAGAGGCAGCCCAGAGCAAAGGGGGCAAATCTGGGCTCTAGGACAGTCCACACGTTAGCTCCTGGCTCTGCTTCCCGGCTGTGTGACTTTAGTCAAgggacttcacctctctgagcctcagtgttctcatctgcatGATGTGGGTGAGAGTGAGCAGGGACCTCATAgcatccttgtgtgtgtgtgtgtgcttgtgtgtgtgcgtgcgggCCTGTGTGACTTCAATGGTTCAGTCAAGCCTGACtctctgaggccccatggaccgtagcctgccaggctcctctgtctgtggaattttccaggcaatcatactggagcgggttggcatttccttctccagggcatcttcccgacccagggatcaaacccacacctcttgcgtttcctgcattggcaggtagattcttgatGACtagagccccctgggaagccccatagggtCCTTGGGAAGGAAGGTTAAGTGAGTTAATGCAAGAAAGTCCTGGGCATGcagcaggtgctcagtgaatAGCACTGttgctttttaagatttatttacttatttttggctgctctgggtctttgttgctgcaggtggactttctctagttacagtgagcaggggctgctcttccttgTGGAGCTCGGGCTTCTTATCGCAGAGGCTTCTCTGGTTGcgcagcacaggctccaggtgttCAAGCACCAGTAGTTGCGCCGTGCGGGCTCCGaagttgcggctcatgggctgcagagcgcaggctccttagttgtggcccacaggtaCAGtggctctgcagcacgtgggatgtTCCCGGATCAGGGCTCAAAGCCgggttccctgcactggcaagcggactCTTAACCGCTAGACTGCCAGAGAAACCCACTGTTGCTATTTTAATATTAGTAATTCAGGTCGTGATCTGTCAGTTCCCGTGATCTGTCAGTTCCCGGGGTAACTGCAGGGCTGCATAGGACTGTCCCCTGGGCGACTGGCTCAGAGCTAGGCCTCCTCTCCTACCTTCGCCCAGAGGAGTCTTGGGAGCGGTGATGGTGTTATCCATGCCCAGAAGCAGAGGTCTCGGAGCGCGGGGCAGACACCAAAGAAGGACCGGAGGCTCAGAGGCCGGAACAAGAAAGGGCAAAGCTCTGCAGAAGCTGAGGAGTAAGTGGCTGTGGAGGGCCGAGAGGGATGCAGGGGGCCAGGCCCCACTGGGGGCCAGAGTTTGGGCCctgacccctgccccctgccctctccctcctcaGTGTCGTCCCCTCTTCTCCTCGGAAACCCTCCTTCCCCTTCCAGTGGGCCTGGGAGAGCTTCACCACAGATGGCCGGGCCCTGCATCAGCCGAGCTCTGTCTTGGCCCCTGGCCACCAGGCCCTGCCCTTGCCCCTGGCAGTCCATCACCACAAGTCCCGGCGCAAGTCCACGCCCGTCCTCCCAGAGGCCCACAGCTTCtgctggaagacagaggagccgaACCTGGAGAGGAGACAGCAGCTCAGGGCCTGCAGCTGCACCTCCATCCCTCCGGGCAGGGGGACCAGCCAGGAGCTGGAGCCGTCCGGGGAGGGAGGCTTGCAGTCGCCCAGGAAGTCCTCAGGGTCCGGGTTGGAGCCCGAGGAGTCTGAGCCGGAAGGCCTGGGAGCCGAGGAAGCTGAGAGGGGTCTGATTCCAGGGGAACTGCCCCAGCTCCCCAGGAGGGGGTTGATCTTGGAGGAGGAGCAGTTTTCAGAGGCCACAGAGGAGGCCGAGGACGGGGAACACcgggccccctggagaaggaggaccAGTTCTCGAAGAAAGGGGCGGAATTCTGGTGAGGAGGCCTGGGAAGAGAGTGAAGTGCGGCGCCTGGAGAGTGTTTCCAGCTCCACCAACCTCCGAGAACCACAGAGGAGGAAGCCAAGGGCCAAGGAGCTGGAGGGGCCGTGGGACCTGGAGAAGCTGCAGAGGAAGCTGCAGCAGGAGTTGGACTGTGGTGAGTCCTGGGGTTCAAAGCCCAGGTTCCCCACAAAGTCACACAGCGTGGAGAGGGGCCGGAGCCAGTGACCTGGGCCAGGTGTTCAGACACGGCCAGGCTGGGCTTCAGGTGCGGGGAGGGATTGCCCAAGGGGACAGGAGGATCAATAGTCCCTGACTTGTCACTCTGTGGACAGGCCCCGAGAAACAGCCCTGGAAGTCTTTGCGGGCTGCTGTTCAGGCCTCCAACTGGAGCAGGAAGGCCCACCCCTTGGGAGATGATGAGACTTTTCTGTTTGCAAACTTCCCTAACCGCACCTTCCACAAACGACAGGAGGCCACCAGGTGAGGTGGAGAAGAAGGAGGGTGGGAGCGAAGCACAGGGACTAGAGAAGGAGCTAGTTCTCCAAGAGACACTCATCCATTCATCCTCTCATTCATCCCTTCATTTATCCACTCACTAGTCCTTCTGATCATccagtcatccatccatccatccatccatccatccatccccttGGCCAGCTGTTTATCGACATAAGACACTTCTCACTCACTTCTACCCATTCATTAATCTATTAGTTAAGTGATTAATGCAACATACCTCGGGTATCTGCTCACGGGTACTCAGGATATAAAGGTAAAAAGACTTGGTTTCATCCCTAAGAAGCTCAAAGTCAGCTGGAAAAGGAGACAGATGGGGGAAAAAGGGACAATGGCAGAAGAGTTAGATCGTTACTATCCTTGGGGCTTGAACAGAGACAGTGGGAGCAGGAGGGAAGAACGGGGTGGGAGCTGCTGGCAATATCTAGGCAAAGGCTTGAACCAGGTGGTCATGTGAGTGAAGAGAGGATGTTTTATCTGAAAGGATATTTGGAGGCTGGCTTAGTGGGCCTTGGTGACCAGTTAGAAGTGTGGGGTGAGATCCATTCAGCATTCTGATAGCACCCTATGAGTCTCCCCCTGTCATCTCTGCTCGAGATCTTCCCATGCTCCCCAGCACCCCAAGGACAAAGCCCAGATCCCTTGGGAAGGTGCTGGGCTATCTGTCTATCCCTTTGCACAATGTGAAGGCTCCTCCAGGGAAGTTGCCGgatctttttgataacagccccCATCTGGTGCCCTAAAAGGGTCTGCACAGAGTTGGTGCTCAATAAACCTGTGCTGAGTGTATGTTTGCATTTACCCTTCTGTTTGTCTACCTCTCCATCTTTCTATCTGACTATGATTCATGGtctttactggaaggactgatgttgaatctgaaactccaatattctagccacttgatgcaaagaaccaattcattggaaaagaccctgatgctaggaaagattgaaggcaaaaggagaagtgggcagcagaagatgagatggttagatggtggTGTCActtctcaatggacatgaatttgcaaaAAATctgaagatagtgaaggacagaagagcccggtgtgctgcagtccaaggggtcacaaacagtcagacacaactcagggaGAGAATGACAACAATTATGCATGAACTCACCCATATTGAGTTTCCGTGACAACAATTATGCATGAACTCACCCAAATTGAGTTTCCATCTATGTTAGGCACTGTTGTATGTGCTTGGGATACACTGGCGGTGAAGAGGACAGACAAGGAATCCTGCTCTCATGAGGCTTACATTTTACTTGGAAAGAAGGATAATcaataaagaaatgaacaaaacgtAGAGCTAGAGATGGAAAATCTCTGGGAGGTAGATGGGGTGCTAAGGTCTCACTTTCTCTGACCTTTGAGCAAAGACCTGATTGGCAAGAAGAACTGATCATCAGACCTGGGGGAAGGGTGTTTCAGGTGGATTAGGTTCTGTTTATTCAACCATCCACACCATTCATTCATTACACGCACGGATCCTCTCAccgtttctttctctttcccattcattcatctgtctgtCCCTCAAACCAACAGGCGTTACTCTAGCTCCTACTAGATGTGgggtgagagaaagaaagatctgGGCCCTTCTGTCAAGGAAAGCTGCTTTGCAAGGGGAAGGTGAGGTCACGGGTATGTGTGCCAAGCTCCACAAGGCTGAAGACGGTCAGAGTTGGGGCACACCACTGGCTGGAATAGGCAGAAGGCTTCCAGGAAGAGTTGAGAAAGGCCTGAGCTGGGCCCGAGGGCTGAGCTCCCAGAGGCAGCCTCCATCCAATTCGACTTCCATGACAAACCCCATTCCCTAGGCCCCTGGCTCTCTGGACTGTGGAAATCTCTCCTTCTAGGTCCCCGTAGGCCCCTATCTACCCCTGGGCCTCCACGAGGCTCCTGTTCCCTGCAGACTTCTCCTACCCCTCTGCTTTTCCTCTCCCCTCACCCAAGAAACCTGCTGcgggcctgggagctgcagcagcGGGAGGAGCAGCAGCAGGCCGAGGTGCGGCGGGCCCGGGAGCAGCGAGTACAGCATCAGGTGGCTCGCTGCCTGGCAGCCTACGCACCCAGAGGGAGCCGGGGGCCAGGGGCTGCCCAGCGCAAGCTGGAGGAGCTGAGGTAGGAAACCCAGGGTTGTGGGGGGCCTGGAGGGGAGAGCGCAGGGAGGTGGTGCTAAGTGTCAGACAGAAGGACCAAGGAGACCCTGTCCTCAACCCACCCATGGGGCTGAGCCCCCAGGACCATCCTCCCTGCCAGGCAGGCAGGTTGggccactttacagatgaagacactgaagcccaggaggaaaaggggctggGACAAGGTCaccctgttatttattttttttttggcttcaccttgtggtatgcgggatcttagttccctggccagggattgaacccaggtccctgcagtggaagcgtggacaGCTGGACAGCGTAACAACTGGATAGCCAGGGAATTCTCAAGGTCACCTGGCTAATAATAACCATCCCAACAGCTGTCAAAGGCTCAAGTTTGAATTGTTCTACATGCATCATCACACTTTCAAATCTTGTTTTCTGATTTCAGATGCCAGGTGTGCATACTATAAAAATTCATGTATTACAGAGATAGTTGGTGGAGAATGTGAATAGCGCCTATGGTCTGAGTCCTGGAGACAGTTGTTCGTGGTCAGGGGCAGAGTcatccatttcattttcttcttatgttttgatcataaaaaagcaaattaagatTTAAAAGCAAATCTTTTTTGGACTCATAAGAATAGGTATTATCACCACTCCcataattttacagatgaaggaagcTCCAAGAGCTTAAATAATTTGTCAAAAGTCACAGGTGAGCATCAGTGCTGGGATTCCAACCCAGGCAGCCATTTGGCCACCATGAAGGGCCCAAATGCCCAGTCTCCAGATATAGTATACCAGGATCTTCCCCGCAAAGCCCAAGCTGGTGAACCAGATAACTCAAAGAAATATGATCACTGATGCCACTGACACTGAGCACCTCTAGGGTGCAGCTGGCACCAAGGCAGCCCTTCCATCTGGGGAGAAGCACTAGGTCAAGGGGAGTGGGGTACTGCTCAGAGACCAGGGGGTTTCTACCCTGCGATGGGGCCACTGAGGATCCAGTGGGGCTCCGATCACCTACTCTTTGAGGCTCAGCCATATCACCCCCAACTTTGCCAATGAGGAAATCCTTGATCAGTGAACCAGGAGATGCCTTCTCCCTGCTGGACTTCAAGTTCACCTTTTTTTTCTCACAAGGCAGGAAGAGGAAGTCTCCCACTCCAGTGGCAGGGGTCAGTGAGATGAGTGTTCCAAACACAatcctttcattttctacttgGGAGCAGATATTTCCCATGGAGGGTGTCTCAGTGCTTCCAGCCCTCGACCTTAGCTCTGTGCTGCATGCAAGATTCTGCTCTTCCTAGGAGGGAGGGCACAAAAGGCATTGCCCTGTGGCAGGGAGGCTCCAAACTTTCCTTTTATTCTGACATAATAGGGCAAAAGCCCACTAACACGACTTCCTTTCTCACTTAGAGCTCCAAGACATGAATGTCCTTTCAATTCTAACAGAAATAGCCTCAAGAACCACACAGGAAAAATGTACGCGACATCACGGGCAAGACAGAGATATAGCTCAGGCTTCCCCCACCTCTGCTCCTTGAAACTGCTGTAAAATCCCCCCTTGAATATTGAAGACTCTTCTTCGCAGTGACTTCTGTTTCCGGTCATGGTTTTCAAGTCCATCTTTTTCTTGAATGGAGGAAGTTTCTTTACCTGGCGCATAGCCAAGGGTCCTGGCCCAGCAAGCCAGTGTGCTTTCCCGTGGGGCCCCGCACATTTGCCAGAGGCTCCCAGCAGAGGCTGAGTCTTGTGTgcctctcccctcctgccctgtCTCTGAGTGCTGCTGCCACAACCCTCGGCCTCTCTTGTGTGCTTGGCAGAAGGATGCCTGGTCCCACGTGTGACGTGGTCAGAGGACCCTTCTCACTCACGGCCAGGACTCGCAGCTTGTAGAGCTGACAGATTTCTGACAAGTGCACCAACTGCGTTTTTGTAAATGGGATTGTGCTTCTCCAGTGGAATCTGGATCTTTCTGGGATGTGTTCTTTCTCTTGCAGTTTGTTGTTGATTTTcactcgctaagttgtgtccgactctttgcaacctcatggactgcagtactccaggctcctttgtccttcactatcttctggagtctgctcaactcatatccattgggtgggcgatgccatccaaccatctcatcctctgttgttccctcctccttctgccctcaatcttccccaacatcagggtcttttccaatgagttggctcttcacatcaggtggccaaagtattggagcttcagcttcagcatcattccttccagtgaatattcagggttgacttcctttaggattgattggtttgatctccttgctgttcaagggactctcaagagtcttccccagcaccacagttcaaaagcatcaattcttcatttgCAATACATTTCTTTAGTTCCACTGTCCCATTTTCTAAACTATTGGCTTACAAGAAGCACAGAGAATTCTGGCAAGCTTGTACTGAACCCAGGGTCCAGAGCGTGATCTTGCCCAAAGCCACAGCCAACAGTCAGCTTCTCCTCACAGGCAGAGAGGGTGCAGGGGTGGACGAGGGGAAGGCAGGGCTGTGCACACAGACGTCCAGCTGCTCagaagccagtgctggcccctcttcCTCGGGGATGGCTGGGAGGATGGGCGAGCCTGGCACGGTCTGCCAACCCAGGCTCCGTGCTCAGCCCCTCACTTCCCAACTGTGCAACCTCAAGTCCCTTGTCCCTCCTGAGCCTCAGGCGTGTCATGGACAAAACGGTGGCAGATGATTCTCACTCCA
Proteins encoded:
- the TSGA10IP gene encoding testis-specific protein 10-interacting protein isoform X1 codes for the protein MGQETNMLNAHQQLVRTSSGRPGHDKRQQAPGTATGLLKLLSSTPYAEQRSLGSGDGVIHAQKQRSRSAGQTPKKDRRLRGRNKKGQSSAEAEDVVPSSPRKPSFPFQWAWESFTTDGRALHQPSSVLAPGHQALPLPLAVHHHKSRRKSTPVLPEAHSFCWKTEEPNLERRQQLRACSCTSIPPGRGTSQELEPSGEGGLQSPRKSSGSGLEPEESEPEGLGAEEAERGLIPGELPQLPRRGLILEEEQFSEATEEAEDGEHRAPWRRRTSSRRKGRNSGEEAWEESEVRRLESVSSSTNLREPQRRKPRAKELEGPWDLEKLQRKLQQELDCGPEKQPWKSLRAAVQASNWSRKAHPLGDDETFLFANFPNRTFHKRQEATRNLLRAWELQQREEQQQAEVRRAREQRVQHQVARCLAAYAPRGSRGPGAAQRKLEELRRQERQRFVEYQAELQGIQHRVQARPYLFQQAMQANARLNVTRRFSQVLSALGLDEEQLLAKAGKRDMEGAPRRHRSHRSVGARMEPSSQSPPKMEPTGSQADQHFAPNPDQELSP
- the TSGA10IP gene encoding testis-specific protein 10-interacting protein isoform X3 codes for the protein MTNGSRLRGPPQVCSSFSQAPLTLSRGVLGAVMVLSMPRSRGLGARGRHQRRTGGSEAGTRKGKALQKLRRELPQLPRRGLILEEEQFSEATEEAEDGEHRAPWRRRTSSRRKGRNSGEEAWEESEVRRLESVSSSTNLREPQRRKPRAKELEGPWDLEKLQRKLQQELDCGPEKQPWKSLRAAVQASNWSRKAHPLGDDETFLFANFPNRTFHKRQEATRNLLRAWELQQREEQQQAEVRRAREQRVQHQVARCLAAYAPRGSRGPGAAQRKLEELRRQERQRFVEYQAELQGIQHRVQARPYLFQQAMQANARLNVTRRFSQVLSALGLDEEQLLAKAGKRDMEGAPRRHRSHRSVGARMEPSSQSPPKMEPTGSQADQHFAPNPDQELSP
- the TSGA10IP gene encoding testis-specific protein 10-interacting protein isoform X2, with the protein product MGQETNMLNAHQQLVRTSSGRPGHDKRQQAPGTATGLLKLLSSTPYAEQRSLGSGDGVIHAQKQRSRSAGQTPKKDRRLRGRNKKGQSSAEAEDVVPSSPRKPSFPFQWAWESFTTDGRALHQPSSVLAPGHQALPLPLAVHHHKSRRKSTPVLPEAHSFCWKTEEPNLERRQQLRACSCTSIPPGRGTSQELEPSGEGGLQSPRKSSGSGLEPEESEPEGLGAEEAERGLIPGELPQLPRRGLILEEEQFSEATEEAEDGEHRAPWRRRTSSRRKGRNSGEEAWEESEVRRLESVSSSTNLREPQRRKPRAKELEGPWDLEKLQRKLQQELDCGPEKQPWKSLRAAVQASNWSRKAHPLGDDETFLFANFPNRTFHKRQEATRRQERQRFVEYQAELQGIQHRVQARPYLFQQAMQANARLNVTRRFSQVLSALGLDEEQLLAKAGKRDMEGAPRRHRSHRSVGARMEPSSQSPPKMEPTGSQADQHFAPNPDQELSP